AAGAACAAAGCAGGACGTGGAGCGGATGTAGTTAACAGCAAATTTGCGCTATTGCCGCTTTCGTTCTTGTATTGAGTTTTGTTTTTCATATCTTTGTTTCGGTTTCGGCAGACAATTTTTCGCTTCGTAAGTCGGCAACATCGCAAATTTGCAAAACGTTAGAGCCAATGCCCACAACTTCGGTGGACAATTTTGCAATTCGTACATTTGCCTTGACAATTTCTTGCAGACAATTTATTTCTCTTCTGACAACTAACAAAAAATAAAAGCCAATGAAAAAAGTTCTTCTCATCTCGACAGCAGTTTTTTTCTGCTTGACATTTGCGCGCGGTCAGACACCCAACTGGCAATGGGCGAAAAGCCCAAGTGGAAGTTTTGATCAATATATGTTGTATTCTGTTGCTGCCGATGCTAACGGTAATAGTTATTTAGTAGGTTCTTTTCAAAGTGACTCCGTCACTTTCGGTTCCATCACTCTTGCTAATGCCAATACGGGTTCTGCTGACATCTTTCTTGCCAAATATGATGCATCAGGAAATGTCCTTTGGGCAAAACGTGCAGGAGGAATTGGTAATGATGCGGGGTTTTCCGTTACTAACGATACCAGTGGAAATGTATACATCACGGGCTATTTCGCTAGCACCTCTATCACCTTTGGCTCTACTACTCTGCCTAATTCTGGTATTTTTATTGTCAAATACGATGCTTCGGGCAATGTGATCTGGGCGAAATGCAGGGACGGAGGTAGTCTTGCTTATTCTGGCGGAAACAGCATTGTCATAAATGGGAACGGGGATGTGTATGTTACTGGCGGATTCAGTGCTTCCACTCTCACCTTTGGCAGCACTACTTTAATCAATGCAGGTTTGACGAATATTTTTATTGTCAAATATGATACTTTGGGCAATGTGCTCTGGGCGAAAAGTGCAGGCGGAATGGATACTGATGAGGGACTCAGCATTGCTACCGATGCAAACAGCAATGCCTATGTTACAGGATATTTCTATAGTTCCTCTTTCACTTTCGGCTCAACTACTTTGACCAATGTATATTATGGTCAAACCGATATTTTTATTGTTAAATACGATTCTTCAGGGAATGTAATATGGGCGAAAAGTGCAGGCGGAACTCAAGGTGATAGAGGAAACGGCATTGCCACCGATGCGAGTGGTGATGTGTATGCTACGGGCATTGTTATTA
The Bacteroidota bacterium genome window above contains:
- a CDS encoding T9SS type A sorting domain-containing protein, giving the protein MKKVLLISTAVFFCLTFARGQTPNWQWAKSPSGSFDQYMLYSVAADANGNSYLVGSFQSDSVTFGSITLANANTGSADIFLAKYDASGNVLWAKRAGGIGNDAGFSVTNDTSGNVYITGYFASTSITFGSTTLPNSGIFIVKYDASGNVIWAKCRDGGSLAYSGGNSIVINGNGDVYVTGGFSASTLTFGSTTLINAGLTNIFIVKYDTLGNVLWAKSAGGMDTDEGLSIATDANSNAYVTGYFYSSSFTFGSTTLTNVYYGQTDIFIVKYDSSGNVIWAKSAGGTQGDRGNGIATDASGDVYATGIVISDSITFDSITLYNSGVFVVKYDPSGNVLWAEGYAGLAGGSGTSIATDASSNVYVAGAFGSDSIVFGSTTLTNADPFTTVDIFIAKFDALGNALWAKSAGGSSNDGATSVTSDVNGNVFVAGLFQSPTLTFGSTTLTSSGGWEIFLAKLGLVTGVNEWSNKESFSVYPNPFSFTTTLQVDKFLKSATLTVYNSLGQTVKQIKNISGQTVTFSRDNLASGLYFVRLTEENKTIAVDKLVIADK